A DNA window from Setaria viridis chromosome 2, Setaria_viridis_v4.0, whole genome shotgun sequence contains the following coding sequences:
- the LOC117844978 gene encoding uncharacterized protein isoform X3, with the protein MRNTLLGHCFHTRDEKSHKEIFDLFLPFLQSLEALQDGEHEKQRRNILYFLLHQVTRSSNFSALMRKNATKIALLIVQRGYTMCPPCPPTECAHMWGPSLISSIEDTCLHSSLRQPALGLIYIIIISDASALISYKLKYESVKKDNISNSVMFADDDDELPFSHDAEEKSQSCWNDFNVLNKLASRECKDWKCIPLLWYLTMVQLEPSKLPIAFSKAVLWGLSHISVLEPGLATESSVPVNVWLSSHVGEVSSTFTWQVPNGADDGGSGKDCINTLKVSQFCVLLLKVFKRLSIHVMTQIEQRGLQKQWTWEPMMGESLILVLVDNNDDVRQVGRAILEHVSQARGLTSGLQFLCSSASSLSAVFLGLRYAVQLVGTRSVLADFHTFHHLFFVMCKLLKEVVAQKPPVAQPGKPSEGGFLRQPYSSVLGSPPEHVVDVTNWEKFCTLLSATLWPFISTCLREGKELIGTKQCQISCVRLLELLPLVYERVSINCRTQSCSMTTMFQDPMDIAWFLHLIHWGKSSLLVIIRHWKQCVLSLLKELKGSYSGTGTIQRYIEDLDNIISHDAVNIDELEESVSNLKLALSKEAPATVKRGELIDAPMFKEPIVSVPSPVQGRHTGMDNVVNVESTKPSCSPDIHEIILLSDSEDNLAAADVSSEEVLSSVMENDASTTSNTSKEVKRPEQRMLTEARHVPLKPQISTPASNISASSRPISTDSRGNIAASKRLDGMKKMRLPTNANNNSFLPKLVKSSVSGTSQPQRPNLSSGTEKFKSIFRDISDDEDDPLDHALDNFQKPQIPSAKPSILVPKRQVVQLPVPVGRRQGSGCKVTSTRRLQPPKLGSWFKNILEMDYFTVVGLSSSEVVKMPALKEIPVCFDSQAQYVEIFQPLVLEEFKAQLQNSYVETPLDDMICGCISILSVERVDEFLIVRARPENSQSIKFKGCMENDLILLTKDSLKDPEQQVHVLGKVERRESDKNKALIFVIKFFLSSNNARLNKAKRLLVERSKWFLNRVMSMTPQIREFSALSSLNDIPVLPAILNPVSCAESYHKSGKVHLDRLAHPLRKVLKSSYNESQLQAVSIAIGSTSSKTKFDLSLIQGPPGTGKTRTIVAIVSALLSVHADNSYKLSRNESVNSTDSTKPRAKISESAAVTRAWQDAALAKQLEKDSQTECPGTTERFAKGRALICAQSNAAVDELVSRLSEGLYGTDGNMYRPYIVRVGNAKTVHSNSLPFFIDTLVEQRLSDELKTNNDGKNSSDGESSSSLRANLEKIVDRIRHYESRRKLIESDKSEDGSPVADEDEVDEVSDEALGGKLNFLYAQKRKVSAELATAHAREKKIADENKFLKHKVRKSILGEAEIIVTTLSGCGGDIYGVCSETASSNKYGTFSEHALFDVVVIDEAAQALEPATLIPLQLLKSRGTKCIMVGDPKQLPATVMSGLASKFLYECSMFERLQRAGYPVIMLTKQYRMHPEISRFPSLHFYENKLLDGAEMAEKSASFHDHDYLGPYMFFDIADGREHCGRNAATQSLCNEFEADAALEILTFLKKRYPLEFSSRKIGIITPYRSQLSLLRSRFTSYFGPEIVAEMEINTVDGFQGREVDILVLSTVRASNSSDERHRTGEARSIGFVADVRRMNVALTRARLSLWIVGNARTLRINSHWDSLVRNAEERNLFISIKRPYRLIFEEVQPHSRDIHGTTGNYHTSHLKKKDNGKAAMMSSKRVDARLQKEQSTHAARNVEKDGKRPKEKSKWASCWDQKVPRAQESSVRSFVDRSEKQNSNMRSTKSSWQENTDQDSVMRNQMEVKKSTVHNDNHLELSKGLAKGGSLEGSSVRRQMELNIPVEQNVCKETNKASSNQDLFQNPKGSLKHGLDLKSASKKDDVSPPAVPDLQKLIQTAKGARKFSEKPRCDNPNKVGRSVKHDGILDPANKNGACPPTNPDTKMADKAKRRRFSEEPRPGNPTQVDPSRPSHFNEASSHVPELKKSQSTKLTSKNDLIAERKRQREDVDSLLSSALISSSTHRTKKKK; encoded by the exons ATGCGAAACACATTATTAGGTCACTGTTTCCATACCCGAGATGAGAAAAGTCACAAGGAAATTTTTGATCTTTTCCTCCCATTTCTTCAG TCACTTGAAGCACTACAAGACGGTGAGCATGAAAAGCAAAGGAGGAACATCCTATattttcttcttcatcaagtcACCCGGAGTAGTAATTTCAGTGCTCTGATGAGAAAAAACGCCACTAAG ATTGCCCTTCTTATTGTTCAAAGAGGATACACAATGTGCCCTCCTTGCCCACCTACCGAATGCGCCCATATGTG ggGGCCATCTTTGATAAGTTCGATAGAGGATACATGCTTACATAGTTCATTGCGGCAACCTGCACTTGGTCTTATATATATTATCATAATTTCTGATGCTTCTGCCTTGATTTCCTATAAATTGAAGTATGAGTCTGTTAAAAAGGATAATATAAGCAATTCTGTCATGTTTgcggatgatgatgatgaattgCCTTTCTCGCATGACGCTGAAGAAAAGTCTCAGAGCTGTTGGAACGACTTCAATGTTCTGAACAAGTTGGCAAGCCGGGAATGCAAGGATTGGAAATGCATCCCTTTGCTATGGTATCTTACAATGGTTCAGTTGGAACCCTCTAAGCTACCCATAGCATTTTCAAAAGCAGTCCTTTGGGGATTGTCTCATATATCTGTTTTAGAGCCTGGGTTAGCTACAGAGTCGTCGGTGCCTGTGAATGTTTGGTTATCATCACATGTCGGAGAAGTTTCCTCAACATTTACATGGCAAGTTCCAAATGGTGCTGATGATGGTGGAAGTGGGAAGGATTGTATCAATACCCTCAAGGTGTCACAGTTTTGCGTTCTCTTATTGAAAGTATTTAAAAG ATTATCCATTCATGTCATGACACAAATTGAACAACGTGGGCTCCAAAAGCAATGGACTTGGGAACCAATGATGGGAGAAAGCTTGATATTGGTGCTAGTTGATAATAATGAT GATGTGCGGCAAGTTGGGAGGGCTATCTTGGAACATGTATCCCAAGCACGGGGTCTGACTTCTGGGCTTCAATTTTTGTGCTCGAGTGCATCTTCACTCTCTGCTGTTTTTCTGGGTCTAAGATATGCAGTTCAACtg GTGGGAACGAGATCAGTTTTGGCAGATTTTCATACTTTCCATCACCTGTTTTTTGTCATGTGCAAACTACTTAAGGAGGTTGTTGCTCAAAAACCTCCAGTTGCACAGCCAGGGAAACCTTCAGAAGGGGGTTTCCTGCGGCAACCCTATTCAAGCGTGCTAGGTAGCCCACCAGAACATGTTGTGGATGTTACTAACTGGGAGAAGTTCTGCACTTTGCTTTCTGCAACTCTCTGGCCTTTCATTTCCACATGCTTGAGAGAAGGAAAGGAGCTAATAGGTACCAAACAGTGTCAG ATATCTTGTGTCCGTTTGCTTGAGTTGCTTCCTCTGGTGTATGAGAGGGTCAGTATAAATTGTCGGACCCAATCTTGCAGTATGACGACAATGTTTCAGGACCCTATGGATATTGCATGGTTTCTTCACTTGATCCACTGGGGAAAATCATCTCTCCTTGTGATTATCAGACATTGGAAACAGTGCGTGCTCTCTTTATTGAAAGAACTTAAAGGTTCATATAGTGGTACTGGTACCATTCAGCGCTACATTGAAGATCTTGACAATATCATTTCGCATG ATGCAGTCAATATTGATGAACTTGAAGAGAGTGTTTCAAATCTTAAACTTGCACTGTCCAAGGAGGCTCCTGCAACAGTTAAAAGGGGAGAGTTAATTGATGCACCGATGTTCAAAGAACCAATTGTTAGTGTCCCTTCTCCAGTTCAGGGGAGACATACTGGCATGGACAATGTTGTGAATGTTGAAAGCACAAAGCCCTCCTGTTCACCAGATATTCACGAAATAATACTCCTTTCAGATAGTGAAGATAATTTAGCGGCTGCGGATGTGTCCAGTGAGGAGGTCTTATCATCAGTTATGGAGAATGATGCATCAACTACTTCCAATACGTCGAAAGAAGTTAAGCGTCCAGAACAAAGAATGCTGACTGAAGCTAGACACGTGCCTTTAAAACCGCAGATATCCACTCCAGCTAGTAATATTAGTGCTTCTTCTAGACCCATATCAACAGATAGTAGGGGCAACATTGCTGCCTCAAAACGTTTAGATGGAATGAAAAAGATGAGGCTTCCAACAAATGCAAATAATAATTCCTTTTTACCAAAATTGGTTAAATCATCTGTTAGTGGCACTTCTCAACCACAGCGTCCAAATTTGTCATCAGGTACAGAAAAATTTAAGTCAATCTTCAgggatatatctgatgatgaagatgatccTTTGGATCATGCACTTGATAATTTCCAAAAGCCACAAATCCCTTCAGCAAAGCCTAGTATATTAGTTCCTAAGAGACAAGTTGTTCAGCTTCCAGTGCCTGTTGGAAGAAGACAAGGTTCTGGCTGTAAGGTTACAAGTACACGACGGCTTCAGCCACCTAAATTGGGTAGCTGGTTTAAAAATATATTGGAAATGGACTACTTTACTGTTGTTGGGTTATCTTCTTCTGAAGTAGTAAAAATGCCTGCTTTAAAAGAAATTCCTGTATGCTTTGATTCACAAGCTCAATATGTTGAGATTTTCCAGCCACTAGTTCTGGAAGAGTTTAAGGCTCAGTTGCAGAATTCTTATGTTGAGACCCCTCTTGATGACATGATTTGTGGATGCATATCTATCCTGTCCGTTGAAAGAGTTGATGAATTCCTTATCGTCCGTGCCCGCCCTGAGAATAGTCAGTCTATCAAATTTAAAGGCTGCATGGAGAATGATTTAATACTACTCACGAAAGATTCACTGAAGGACCCAGAACAGCAAGTCCATGTGCTCGGGAAG GTGGAGAGGCGTGAGAGTGATAAAAATAAGGCATTGATTTTTGTGATAAAGTTCTTTCTTTCTAGTAACAATGCACGTCTAAATAAAGCGAAACGACTTCTTGTTGAAAGAAGTAAGTGGTTCTTAAATCGGGTTATGAGCATGACCCCTCAAATTCGTGAATTCAGTGCTCTCTCATCGTTAAATGATATCCCAGTGCTTCCAGCAATCTTGAATCCTGTTTCTTGTGCTGAAAGCTATCATAAATCTGGAAAAGTGCATCTTGATCGACTAGCACACCCTTTGAGGAAAGTATTGAAATCATCATACAATGAAAGTCAGCTCCAAGCTGTAAGCATTGCCATTGGATCAACAAGCTCTAAAACAAAATTTGACCTCTCCCTTATTCAGGGCCCTCCAG GTACAGGTAAAACAAGGACAATCGTAGCAATTGTAAGTGCTCTGCTATCTGTACATGCAGATAACTCTTACAAGTTATCAAGAAATGAATCTGTGAATAGTACTGATTCTACCAAGCCAAGAGCAAAGATTAGTGAATCTGCTGCTGTAACTAGAGCTTGGCAGGATGCAGCCCTTGCTAAACAATTGGAAAAGGATTCTCAGACAGAATGTCCTGGAACGACAGAGCGGTTTGCCAAAGGAAGGGCTTTAATTTGTGCGCAGTCAAATGCTGCAGTTGATGAGCTTGTGTCAAGACTCAGTGAGGGATTGTATGGTACTGATGGAAATATGTATAGGCCTTATATAGTGAGAGTTGGTAATGCGAAGACAGTTCATTCTAATTCATTGCCTTTCTTCATTGATACACTTGTGGAACAAAGATTGTCGGATGAACTGAAGACTAATAATGATGGCAAAAATTCATCTGATGGTGAATCCTCTAGTTCACTTAGGGCTAATTTGGAGAAGATCGTGGACAGAATTAGACATTATGAGTCAAGGCGAAAACTAATTGAGTCTGATAAAAGTGAAGATGGTTCTCCTGtagctgatgaagatgaggtcGATGAAGTTTCTGATGAAGCGCTTGGTGGAAAGCTTAACTTTTTGTATGCACAGAAAAGGAAAGTTTCTGCAGAACTTGCCACTGCTCACGcacgtgaaaaaaaaatagctgaTGAAAACAAGTTTCTAAAGCACAAGGTACGGAAGTCAATTCTTGGAGAAGCAGAAATTATTGTGACTACACTGAGTGGGTGCGGCGGTGACATTTATGGAGTTTGCTCAGAAACTGCTTCATCTAATAAATATGGGACTTTTTCGGAGCATGCTCTGTTTGATGTTGTTGTTATTGATGAAGCTGCACAG GCCCTTGAACCTGCAACACTGATTCCACTACAGCTTCTGAAGTCGAGAGGAACTAAATGCATAATG GTTGGTGATCCCAAGCAGCTACCTGCTACTGTGATGTCTGGATTGGCTAGCAAGTTTCTCTATGAGTGCAGCATGTTTGAACGCCTACAAAGAGCTGGTTACCCAGTGATTATGCTGACTAAACAG TATCGCATGCATCCAGAGATTAGCAGATTTCCATCTTTACATTTCTACGAAAATAAACTGCTTGATGGTGCTGAGATGGCTGAGAAATCAGCTTCATTCCATGATCATGATTATCTTGGTCCATACATGTTCTTTGATATTGCTGACGGTCGTGAACATTGTGGAAGGAATGCTGCTACACAGTCACTCTGTAACGAGTTTGAAGCTGATGCAGCTCTTGAAATACTTACTTTTTTAAAGAAAAG ATATCCGTTGGAGTTCTCCTCTAGGAAAATAGGGATCATTACTCCATATAGAAGCCAGCTCTCTCTACTGCGTTCAAGGTTCACTTCTTATTTTGGGCCTGAGATTGTTGCTGAGATGGAGATAAATACTGTGGATGGATTTCAAGGTCGTGAAGTTGATATCTTGGTGTTGTCAACTGTTAGAGCCTCTAATTCATCAGATGAGAGGCATCGCACTGGTGAAGCACGCAGTATTGGGTTTGTTGCAGATGTTAGACGCATGAATGTTGCACTGACACGTGCCAGGCTCTCTCTATGGATTGTTGGAAATGCAAGAACTTTGCGGATCAATTCACACTGGGATTCCTTAGTACGGAATGCTGAAGAGCGGAATCTGTTCATCTCAATTAAGCGGCCATATCGTTTGATATTTGAAGAGGTCCAACCTCATTCCAGAGATATACATGGTACTACTGGTAACTACCACACTAGTCATCTCAAGAAGAAGGATAACGGAAAGGCTGCTATGATGAGCTCAAAGAGAGTTGATGCTCGACTCCAGAAGGAGCAATCAACACATGCTGCCAGGAATGTAGAAAAAGATGGTAAAAGACctaaagaaaaatcaaaatgggcATCATGCTGGGACCAAAAGGTTCCTAGAGCTCAAGAGTCGAGTGTGAGATCTTTTGTAGACAGGTCAGAAAAGCAGAATAGTAATATGAGATCCACCAAGAGCTCATGGCAAGAAAACACTGATCAGGATTCTGTGATGAGAAACCAAATGGAGGTTAAAAAGTCGACTGTGCATAATGATAATCATCTGGAGCTTTCTAAAGGCTTGGCAAAAGGGGGCTCTCTTGAAGGCTCCAGTGTTAGAAGGCAGATGGAATTGAATATACCTGTGGAGCAGAATGTTTGCAAGGAAACTAACAAGGCCTCGTCAAACCAAGACTTGTTTCAGAATCCGAAGGGCTCATTGAAACATGGTCTCGACTTGAAATCAGCAAGTAAGAAAGATGATGTTTCTCCACCAGCAGTTCCTGATCTGCAGAAGTTGATACAAACGGCTAAAGGTGCAAGGAAGTTTTCTGAGAAGCCTAGATGTGATAATCCAAATAAAGTGGGTCGCTCAGTGAAACATGATGGAATTTTGGATCCAGCAAATAAGAATGGTGCTTGTCCACCAACAAATCCTGATACGAAGATGGCTGATAAGGCCAAGAGGAGGAGGTTCTCCGAGGAACCAAGACCTGGGAATCCAACACAAGTGGATCCCTCACGTCCATCTCATTTCAATGAAGCAAGTAGCCATGTGCCAGAACTCAAGAAAAGCCAATCCACTAAATTAACTAGTAAAAATGATTTAATTGCAGAAAGAAAACGACAACGTGAGGATGTCGATTCTTTGCTTTCTTCAGCTCTTATATCATCATCCACTCATCGtaccaagaaaaagaaatga